The DNA sequence ATCCTTCCAACAGAGCAGTATTTGTCCTTGGAAAGATTCATGGCTCTCTCGACTTCGGCTTCTTTGAGATTTTTCCCTTTTAGAGTGTAGAGAACTTTTATATTCGTAAAGACTTTCGGGTGCTCTTCCGCTCGTTCGGCTTCGAGCTTGATCTCGAAGGATTCAATCTCTTTTCGCATCTTCTTCAGAATGCTTATGACATCCATGGCGGTGCATCCACCGAGCGCAAGAAGTACAAGCTCCATGGGTCTTGGTCCCTGATTGCTCCCGCCCACTTCGGGGGCAGCGTCCATGATGATGGTATGTCCGGATGTTGAATAAGCCTCAAACTTCATTCCTTCCCGCCATTTGATCGTTCCTTTCATAAATACCTCCTGAAATTATGATCGAAAAATCAGGCCATCAATTCCAATAGATGTGCTTCCACTGATGATCCCAGAGCAATGAGATCGTAGCCTCC is a window from the Acidobacteriota bacterium genome containing:
- a CDS encoding OsmC family protein; protein product: MKGTIKWREGMKFEAYSTSGHTIIMDAAPEVGGSNQGPRPMELVLLALGGCTAMDVISILKKMRKEIESFEIKLEAERAEEHPKVFTNIKVLYTLKGKNLKEAEVERAMNLSKDKYCSVGRMLNKVAKLAYQFLILNS